In the Fusarium falciforme chromosome 6, complete sequence genome, GCGCAGAGCCATACAGCTTACCCGGGCGTCAACTAAATTGGTCCGTAGCACAAACAGTTGAGGCTTTTACACGCCTGCCAAGACGCCATGACTGGAAGGTCCTTTAAATGCGACCACAGAGCGCTCGGATTTACCAAACTCGGACAATCTCATGACCTTGCGCTGATTCAGGCCCATATGGATTTCAGGCTGTATTTCCACTACCAGTGTATATATACGTCAGCGCTTTCCCGTAAAATGTTGTATTGAGCTTACTTGCACTACATTCAACTTCATGATTTCGGTCTATATCTAAAATTCACACATCACTACGCGCATTTACTGGCCAGAAAGCAACCatggaaaaagaaaacctcAAGAGGGCTGGGGAGTCTGCAGAGGTCGAGCAGCAACTAGTTGAGCAACCTCCATCCTATGATGCCActcatcaacaagaaccATCTGCACCCGAAGACCTACCCATTCTCGTCCTCGACGACTGCCGCATCTACTCTGCATATGCGCCCTCTCGCACTCTATATGAGCTCAACAGTCCCCCAGCCTACAACACCACCGATGTCTATGGCATCGAAAAGATGCGATATCGCGTCGCCAACTCAGACTCGGAACCAAGTCTCCAGTCTCGTCTCGACCACATATACGACTTTAAAGCCGAATTTGTGAGCAAAGGCGAATTTGGGGGCACGAACGGAAAGAATGTCGTTCTCACGGGGCAGACCAGCCAGAAGCGGACATTTCCCAAAGTTACAATGTCGCAGGGCTTGTCTACAAGTTCTTTCAAAGTCGAAGGACTTTTAAAGGCAGACACTGATCTACGAGGACGACTTAGTCCAGGGCGAGCAAACACGATAATTTGGAAGGATGCTCAAGGCAAGGTCATTGCTGCGGAAACACGCCCACAACGCGACAAAGAGGGTAAGATTGAGGAGCCGCCTCGACTTTCGATCAAGGCTACGGTTGAGGAGAAGTTGTTTGATTTGCTTGTCGCTTGTTGGTGCGCTCGCGTGTGGAGGGATGCTGTCAAAGACCTCCGTGAGCCTCTGACGTGGGAACAATGTTTGTATTCCAAGTGCATTGTGGAAACTCGTGCTGACCTTTCATCGCAGTCAAACGGATCGCTTCCACAAAGACCTCCGGGGGGACAGGTATCTATGGTGGCGCATGTACGGGGACCAGGTACTCATAGCTTGACAGCCAGGCGAAGTGCTGAGGATTACAATGACTTCCGGCCCAACAAAGTTGTGAGAGCTTGACAAACAAAGGCCAAAACGTTTCTTATATTCTAAAGTGGTTAATAGACAGTAGTCGAATGGAAATGGCCTATTAATACTCCTCAAAGGTGTTTCCTCCCGTTTCGACAGCCTTGCAAGGTGTCTCCACAGCCGAGAAACGCTCATTAAAGCAGCTCGTCGGCTGGAGAGGTTAGATCCGTTGGGCCGCTGGGAATTCAGCCGAGATGCTGATCAGCGACAAACGGCAATGAGATTGTTGAAACGATCCATCGCAGACTTGTCAGCCAGATCGACAGTACGTATCCACCATTTCATATCAAGTGCCGACGTAAGGCTGCGAGTTGGTGAATGAAGTCTTGACCCGAGGTGTGCGCGACTCTCATCCACAGCCTGCAGGCCTACCACCAGTCGTTTGCTCACCCTACTGGAAACCGTCTTCACACAGGGAGAGCCATTCACATTCTCCGTCAGTGTGACAGTTTCAGAATGTCTAAAAATAAGCGTGCATAATCCCCCGTCAAAGCTTGGGGCTGTCGCATAAACGTGACGAATGACCAATATCTCGCTCAATGCCGTCACACTGCTCATTTCCACTGCatcagccaagaaggccgctAGCGGCAGCTAGAAGCAATGTTTCAACAATCGACCTTCTTCCTTCAGCTGCCAAACACCGCAGATGCCGAGATGATGCGCCCAGAATCAACACCATTGCCAGCCACCCCGTTCGTTAGACCTGTCTCGCCTCTCTCGTCAAGAGCGCATGGTCTGAACGTTCGGGCATTGCTCCTAATCTGAATCAGTCCGGTTTCCCCTTGGCGTCGTCTTGGTCGCTCTCACCGGAAAGGACCCCTTTTTAGCGTCGCATCGTGGCGTGAGCTAATTTACCCTGCTGGCACAAAGGCCGTGCCGAGGGGATGGCCAAGGACCAGGGGGTAGCTTTTAGGCGAGATGAATAAAAGAAGCTCCTCCCCTCCCGGTGGTCAGGTCTCTTGTCAACTGGCCGAGTCTCTGGATAACTTCATTGCAGGCTTCCAGGGAGTTACATCGGAGGGCAAAGGGTCTATCATGGCTCCGACAAGTCGCATCGCCCTCGTGGCGATGTCATTCCTCCTTTCAGGACGTTTCGCAGCAGCTGGTGAGTTTGACTAACAAGCTCTGTCAGTATTGTCTCGGCTGACACGATATCGACGCGTCTAGACTGCGACATTTCTGGCAACTATACTATTATCGATTCACCCGACGATACCAAAGGAGTTTCCTCTTGTACCGACATCGACGGCTCATTGTCTCTCCTTTTCGATAGCGACCCATCTGCATGGCCATCCGACAAGGCTTCAGTCGACCTCGGCGACATCAGTTCCCTCACTGGCGACCTGGTCATTTACCCTCACAAGCATTCCAAGAAGACGGCGGTCACGGCATCCGACCTCAAGACTGTTGATGGCGAGTTCTCGATATGGAACACGGGTTCAGGCAGCACAATCGACGAGTTCGACCTGTCTTTTAAAGCGCTGGAAGAAGTGGGCAAGAACTATGTCATTACTGGAGGGTTCGCCAAGCTCTCGATTGAGCACGACAAGGACGTGACGGTGGGCTCCATGATGAGAGTCACTGACACTCAagtggaggagctggagttgAATGGGATTCATACCGTGGATGGCGACTTTTCCATCGATGCGAACGGTGATATGAAGGAGCTTGTGGCTGGTGCTCTCACAACAGCAAACAAGGGCTTTGCCATTTCGGAAAACTCTGCTCTGGAGAAGATTTCTTTCCCCAAGCTCAAGACGGTCAAGGGAGACATTACCATCTACAAAAACAGCGCGTTCACCAAGATTGGACTCTCAGCGCTCGAGTTTGCGGGAACCATTTCGGTCACCGCCAACGGAGACAAGCCCGTTGTCATGTTCCCTAGGCTTACAACTCTCGGAAACGGCAACACCACGGCGACTTCGACGTTTGAGGATGTGAGCAAGATTGGGTTTGCGTCGTTgagcaaggtcaagggtTCTCTCACCTTCCAGTCCACCGCGCTCGAGGACCTCACGATTCCCCTCATCAAGAACCTCGAAGGCACCATCACCGTCGAGGATAACCCCTCTCTGACGACCTTTGCTCTTCCCAGAGTGACTTATGTGCAGGAGATGGACATTAGCGGCAACGATGAGCTCACCAATATCACGGCCAACGCTCTCAAGTCTGCCGGCACCATCTCGATCAAGGGCCCCTTCACCAACGTCGAGTTCTTCAACCTGGAAAAGGTTGAGGGTGACTTCAAGATTTCCGGCGACAAGTCCATGGACTGCAGCTGGTTTGATGCGAACATCAAGAAGATTGTTGAGGGAAAATACTCTTGCGTTGGAGAccacgagaagaaggagaggaagtCTAGTACCGGAGGCATTGAGGACACTGAGGGAAACCCGGAGGATTATATCAACAGCGAGGACAATGAGGACGACAGCGACGGAAGCAGCAGTGGAAGCGGAAGCGGAAGCGACAAGAGCTCGGGCAAGGAGGGATCCGACAGCAGCGAAGGAAGCTCCGGCAGCAATGGCGGCCTCTCCACGGGCGCAAAGGCTGGTATCGCAGTCGGCGTCGTACTAGGAGTCCTTCTCGCTCTCGCCGtagccttcttcctctggcGCCGACGACGAACATCCGAAGAGCAACCACGCCTCGGcagcagctccagcagcGCGACACGCACAAACCCCTTTGATGGACAGCAGCTGGGTGTGCACACCAAGATCGAGGCCAACAACCCGAGCCCGTCTCCCAGCCTGGGCACGCTCAACTTTGGGCGCAACTCGCTCATCGAGTCCACGGGTGGTCTGTCCGATGCGTGGAAGACGATCCGACGGGTGAGCGACTCGTCGGGCGGGTCGACAACCAAGGAGGGGGCGAGCATCCTCAAGGAGTGAAAGCAAAGCGTTTTGTTTTGAAGTTTTACCAAGTGATACCAAAGTCAAGTCAAGCAAGAAAGTCATTACCTATACCTAGTTAGACGTGGGCAGGAAGCGTACTGCATCTCATAGTGTTAATTTCGTAATTTGGGGAACCATACGAGCAAGACAAGAAGAGTCTTCTCTCTCCCGATTCATTTATCACACTCCTTATCACAATCCTGTCTCTTCCTGCTCAACGAAAAAGAATGTCAGAGAACCGCTGAACCACTTAAAGTCCACCAGGCTAAGACACCCTTGTGGAGAATGGCCTGAAGATCCCCAACTGCTACCGCTCAATCATGGagctcaccaccaccgtctCGAGCATCTTACAGGAAGATGCAGCCCCACAGCGTGATTACGAGAGGTGGTTCCCTTGCTGCGTGTAACCCCCTCATCAGCCATCAAACAAACTTAACCGATCGACGCGCGGCGAAACGGTCGGTGAATTTCTCGACACAAAAAGCTGTCCTTTCTCGACACGTTCGTTAGATCTTGAACAGTTTCCTGTGACTTCTCTTCCCTGAATTGACCTCTTCTTGTGCCTTTTACCCCTCCAAGATGACGTCGTATCCTCGCCCAGACTTTGAGCGCAACCCCCTTCGCTGGGAGACCCTCAACGGACAATGGGACTTTCTCTTTGACGACGCCGACACTGGCCTTGCAGAGAACTGGCAGCGCACCGGCCTTCCTGAAAAGGTCAGCGTCACCACCTCCAACACGCGCGAGGGCGCCTCAGCAGAGAGCGACAGCGTCGTCCAGAAGATCGTTGGCGACACCCAGGCCCTGATCCAGAACAATGTCTTTTCCGCCTCGTCTCAGACGACAAactccaagaccaagatcaaggtccCTTTTGTGTTCCAGTCTCCCGCCTCGGGCATTAATGAGCGAGGTGTTCATGAGGTGCTGTGGTACGAGCGTGCCATTTCTGACCTGCGGAGTGCGCAGGAGAAGGAGCAGGGACATCGCCTTGTCTTGAGGTTTGGTGCTGTCGACTATGAGGCCACTGTCTGGCTAAATGGAGAGTACATTGGTGGTCATCGAGGTGGACATGTTCCCTTCGAGATTGACGCCACTGACGCTGTGAACGCTGCTGGACAGTCGTCCGTTCACCGTCTGACCATCCGCGTCTACGACTCGGCCTATGACTTGACACAGCCGCGAGGCAAGCAATACTGGGGTGCCAAGCCCGAGAGTATCTTCTACACGCCCTCGGGTGGTATCTGGCAGTCAGTCTGGCTGGAGGTTGTTCCCTCAGCTCGCATCGCCGATAGTTCATCCGGCACTGTCATCAAGTCCAACGACATCCACGGAGGGCAGCTCCGCAGTACCATTGTTACCAAGGGCAGGCGAGTTGGCAAGGGCTACAGCGTTGAGCTCGAGGCTAGCTTTGCTGGTGTTCCGGTGGCCAAGtcagagaagaaggctctTCCCCGGGAGACCGACACTGTTGCTGTTGATTTGAGCGTGCGTCTATCTGAAGAGCAGAGGTCCAAGTTGCCTCAGTCCGTTCTCCAAGATGCACCTCTCGATAATAATTCCTGCTGGCGGGATGGTGTTGCTCTCTGGTCTCCTGAACACCCTCAGCTCTACGACCTCGTCATTCGGCTCTACGACGGCTCTGACAAGGTCATTGACGAAGTCAAGACCACCACTGGTATGAGGTCTATCGATTGGACCAAGGGCGATGGTCTCTGGAGACTCAATGACAAGCCTTACTTCCAAGCTCTATGCTTGGACCAGGGCTACTGGCCCGACACATTCATGACGCCCCCAACCCCAGAGAGTCTCAAGACTGACATTGAGCTTGCAAAGAAGATGGGTCTCAACGGTTGCAGAAAGCACCAGAAGGTTGAGGATCCCCTCTTTTACTACTGGGCCGACAAGCTTGGCTATCTCGTCTGGGGGGAGATGGCCAACGCCTACCAGTTCAGCCAGGAGTACGTGGAGCGCTTCAACGCTGAGTGGACTGAGGCTGTCAAGCTTGTTATCAACCACCCGTCTGTCGTGACGTGGACTCCTGTCAACGAGAGCTGGGGCTACGGCTCTCTCAAGGACAATGTCGATCAGCGCAACCACATCCGACAACTTTACTACCTGACCAAGTAAGAAGCCACGATTATCTTAAGAATTTTACTCACACATAAACAGGAGTCTTGACAACACTCGAAGCATCAACGACAACTGCGGCTGGGAGCACGTCATCACTGACCTCACAACCTTCCACGACTACAGCGATGGCCCAGAGCTCGAAAAGACATGCGCCAGCCTCGACCTCATCACGGGCCAAAAGGCCGGCCGAGACATGTTTGTGCCTGCTATCCCCGGCGTTGAGGAGGGTGCAAAGCACAAGCCCGGCGCACCCGTCATGAACACCGAGTTTGGCGGAGTCAACATTGCCccggccaagaaggaagacGGAGAGGAGAACCGCGACTGGGGATACACGACGGCGACTAACCCTGATGACCTGGTCAAGAGGATCAATAGACTCGTCAGGGGTACGATTGAGGGAGGATACTGCTGCACCTTTGTCTACACACAGCTGTGAGTACATCGAATCCTGGATCATCTTTAGATTTACTAACCGTCTAAAGTGCCGATATCGAGCAAGAGGTTAACGGTCTATACACCTTCAACCgtgaggagaagctggactcgaccaaggtcaaggcgcTCATCACGGATGCGATCCAGACTTTTTACAACAGGGTCAACAAGGCTTGAGTGCCAGGCTCAGCAGGAGTAGATATGGGGTCGTAATGAAAGAAAGACCTCTGATGACTACCGAAGCTGGCAGTTCTAGCCATATAACTGCCAATTGGATAAAGAGCCTTTTTGAGTCCACGTCATCATACTTTCCGTTATGATTTTGGATCATGTTGTGTGTTTACTCCGCATGAGACAAGAGATACGTGTAAACGAAAATGAAAATCTATTCACACCGAATCTGCCTTATTGTTCAATTACCAATTGGGAAGACCAAGACCTGTTCAATTATTCACCCAGGTCTACCTCGGTGAGGAGAAGTCTGGTCATTTTGACTGCTCGACGGTTTCATGTTTGTAGCTTGCGTGACAAGAGATAAGACGCAGCCATAGTAACCAACTACCCACTCACTCCCTTCATCCAAGGTCTTTCCTCCAGTATTGACTGTAGAGATTCTTATCATCATTGAAGTAAGGGTACCGAAACGGCTTGCGCCTGAATACTAAGGCTGAGATCTATGAGATCCAAGTTGCAAGCGGAAAACGAACCCAACGTGGTGTTTCTAGGATTCGAACCAAGAACTCGTATCTCAGCCCTTGAGAATAAAAGCCACCGAGAGACTCGTGAATGTGACAATAACAAAGAAATCTCCTCCTGCTGTCCAACGCGGCAGCCATCACGCGTCGCTGGACGCCACCTCGCTAAGGTCTCAAAAGTGCATAGTGCAGGGGCGTAGCACACTGTACCCTCAGTTCACGACAGCGCTGTTTGTATGACTGTTTGAGATTCATGAGCTTCATTCCTTGCCAGGTTACAGGCAGATTAAGGCTAAATTTCTCGTCTAGTCTCCTCTTCCCATTCTCCTCGAGGCTCAATGTCGAGGTCCTCTCCACAACCCCAACCAACCCCAAGCAGGCGAATAGAGGAATGTTTGCTTTTTACGCACGGTGCTACTTCTCGCGTAGCAAACAAGCAGGCTGTTTATCTACAATTCACCACAAAACAGCAGAACAAAGTTGAAAAGTCTAGTAAAAAGGTCAATGAGGCATCGCATAAGCTCTCCATGGTTTCAGACACGTCTACAACCCCAATACAGGCCGCCCATTGCCGTCAAACACTATCATGAGTTCATGACTGCGGGGAGAGCTGTCCAAGTCACGTGATCTTGCATGAGATGATGTTCTCGCGAGCCCAGTCACACGCCCCATGATGATGCGTGGCTGGGGAATCAAGTCAACAACTTGTTCACCACCACCCGCCAGGCCGGCTTTTGCCCGCGGTTGGGATCTCCGTACACGCTGCTCTGCCATCTGCGATATCATACGCCCGAGAGGTCCAATTGAATGCCATAGACCTCCTCCCGCGACCATCTCGCGCCATGCCGACCACCAAACCCAACGCGCCGACCTCCGAGGCTGATGGTCCCCACGATAACATCGACACGATCCGCATCCCAGAGCCCCATGGGGCATATCTCCAGACCCGTGGCGCAAGAGCTGCTCGTCGCATATACAAGGCCATGGGTGTCTGGCCCTGGGATATAGTCCCCGAGGCGCCCCCAAAGATGTGGGCCATCAACCTGCTCGAGGACCTGGCGCTGGTCGCGGATCATGTCGCGAGGAATCCCGGAGACACCTTGGAGGATCTCCAGGGGGAGCTGCGAAAGTCCCTAGCGCGCGACCGGAAACCTTCCTATGCTGGTAAATTGATGGCACAGGATGTCCATGCAGCAAAGAAGCGTTTCGTGCGAACAATCCCACAATCGCCAACTCGAGATCTCCAAGATGATGGGACTGGCGATGACAGCGGCACCGTCGAGCGACGATCAGGACGGCGACGAAGAACGACAAACTACAGCGCCCCAGACTCGCCCACCGATCCTTCTCGATCGCGTCGCCATACTTCCTCAGAGGAAAGCGAGGAGCACATGGCTTCATCCATTACTGTTGCCTCCGAgtttcctccatctcctcctcttcctcgcagTGTCAGAACGCTCAAGCGACCCGCTACCACGATACCCAGTCCGATAGAGAAGCGCATCCGCCACAGCTCGCCAGAAGGCTCGCGCTTGTCTGCTGCGCAGAGTTTGATGATGTTCAGTTCACCGATGGCTACTTACCAAATGGCTACATCTTTTGGCCCGAACGCTACAGTAAGTTCCTACTATAAATTGCCATTCGCGATAATCCAGGTCACTGACACAAACAGTCTAATGCGACTCGGTCCCTCGATGCCAGCAATCTCTACGAGCCCCTCCAGTCCGCGACAAATGTCTACACCGCGGCCATCGATGGCTACGTCCGGTCAATACGCGCTAACCTCGTTATTGCCCAAAAGGAGATATTTCCACATCGAACCACACACCAGGAGGCCATGAGCAAGCTTCGCGCAGCTCAGGATCGGGTGCAGGATATACAGAACGACATAGCAGACTCGCAAGAGAAGCTGCGCAGACTTCTCGAGGAAACTGCTCAGCAAGACGCGATTGCGCCCCAACTCCATGCCCTCCAGGAGAACAACATGTCTCTGCCACCCGAGATTGCACAGGCGATACAGAGCTATGACTCACGGAGGGCAGCTAAGAacgaggaggtcaagaagcaagAGGCGACAATAGGTGCACAACAGGCAGAGCTAAAACGGGCGGCGGAAGATCTGGATGCAGCAGAGAAGAACTCCACGGGCCTCGAGACAGACATCCAGGATCTCCAGGCGGCCGTTACACGCGGCACCGAGGCAGCAAGACTGGCCAACATGTTTGGCGTCGTGGTCCAGCTGGGACCAGAGGGCCTGGCGGCTATCGAGCGGATATACCCCGAGATTGGTTCCCTGCTTGACTCGCTGCTCGCTTCAAAGAGCAAcggtcagcagcagcagaaccaCCAGGTGCAGGAGATTATGGACAGAGAGCGAAATAATGGACTGTGAGGACTTGTTTGGGATCATGTGTATGCTTCAGGGTTTTGTTGCCAGGCGAGCGAGGTTGAAAGAGGTTTCCATAGCGGGATTTGTATGTATCGGTAATCATGAATTTGTACGGGTTTGATCAATTGTCGAAACATCCGGGATCCAAGTTGTGCCCAGTAGATAATGTCTCATAACCCGAAGAACCTTCACAAAGACACTGCGCAGTTTTAAAGAATGCTCAATTGCAAAAGAAGGTCAATCTCGACTTTTGGGTTTGCAAAAGGGAGCTTTGCCTGTTCTCATCTAGGGTAGTCATGGAGCGCATGTTTGGATTCGTGACCCGCCCGCGCTAGCAACTATGAACCATGCTACCGATGACCCAAGTATCCAATCACCACGGTTCCGTGGTCTAGTTGGTTATGGCATCTCGTTAACACCGAGAAGGTCCCCGGTTCGATCCCGGGCGGAACCACTCTTTTTGCCCTTAGGCTTTTCTTTTGCCCCGTCGTCCCATTTGGCAGGGGTCAATCAAGTCTCCAGTAGATGTTCAATTGGAGAGAAGAACGTATCACCATATCCCAAGTGGCAATTTTCGAGTGGTGGATTCCCCAAGTCGAACATGAGACGACCAAACATCAGGGTCAAGACGAGCACCGAATTGCACCCGAAttccttggccatctcaaCGAAAATGGCCGGGTCATTGGCTTTCTCATGGAGCAGGTTGTTGGAGACTATGCTTCCCTGGATGATCTGCCTGCTTGTGAGACCACGTTGCGGAGGCTGCACACCATGGGTCTGGTTCATGGAGACGTGAAGCGCTTCAACTTTGTGGTGGATCGCTCGACAGGCCAAGCGAGGATTATTGACTTTGAACATGCTGAGCCAtatgatgaggagaaggcgcAACTGGAACTGGAACAATTGAGGGCAGAGCCGTCTGAGACGACGGGAAGAGGAACAGCCACGACAATAGTAAAAGGCGTGAGCGTGATTGATGTGACTCCTGTTCCTTACCCGTGGGCAATGGACTAAAAGGTTATCCGTTGGAAACTAGATAGCCATCCATATTGTCATGTATGTCCTCTCTCATGTCATGGTTATCTCTTCCGCTCCGGGGTCCACTTCTCATGTACCCGTAGCTTCTAGCTTGTAGGTCGGGCGGCGTTTGGAGGAGCACATCCTCATTGTTCTTCCTCCCAGTTTTGGAGCAGACGACTCGCACCATAACACTGGCTGATATGGTCTATGAACCCTCTCCGAGAACGAAGCCGAGTTAGTATGGCAAGAAGTGGGCGAGTTGGGCCAGTCCCTCGCGGTACCAGCTCCTGCAGCACAGAAGCCGGTAACGATCCGACAGAGTGCTGGTCATATATATAACGGCAACCTCGACATAGCCTTCCATAGTCAAGTCCTGAACTAGTCAGAGTAGGCATTCGAATGGACGCCATCCGGGGTTATTTATCGTTCACGCGGTTGGGCATGGACGGGAGTTTGGACAGGCCGCACCCTGGTGGTTGCAAGGGGGCCTCATGAAATTGCCTGAGTGTGTAGACGTCTTTGGGGCTTATTCCATATCTCGGCTctggcttgagcttggcaacGTTTTCAGCAGAGCCATGTACGTCGATTACTAACTGCAAGAGTTGTTTGATGCTGACGAGGCGGAACGACTGATGGTATTTAACCCTGTACCTCACACAGTAAGACCCAGGAATGCTCCGCATGATGGGTATTCTCTGTAACTGGTTGTCCGTAAGGGCGTACCATCGCTTCGCAAAGGTCACCGTGGTCAACCAGAATGCGTAGTTTTGGAGAAGGCATTCGAAACAGACCCTCCCGCACGTTGGTAAGAATAGAAAAGCAACAAACTCGAAGCAAGAGACACATTGCTCTTCCAAAAGTACTTGTCGAAGCAACGCAGCTGAGTGGAATCGGAGTAGTTGTGTTTTCCCCAGCGCGGCTAGGATTTTTGGGCAGTGCGTCATTACATCACGATACGATGACAATGTTTCTATCGTTCTCTATCCTCTAAGGGAGACCCGTGGTACTCGGGAGA is a window encoding:
- a CDS encoding Protein kinase domain-containing protein; translation: MFNWREERITISQVAIFEWWIPQVEHETTKHQGQDEHRIAPEFLGHLNENGRVIGFLMEQVVGDYASLDDLPACETTLRRLHTMGLVHGDVKRFNFVVDRSTGQARIIDFEHAEPYDEEKAQLELEQLRAEPSETTGRGTATTIVKGVSVIDVTPVPYPWAMD